The Polaribacter sp. HaHaR_3_91 genomic sequence AATGTAAAATATTTAAAACCATCGAGTAAATTTAGAACCGATTTTAAATATAACAACAATATGTTTATTGTTGCAGGAGAGGTTTTAAAACGTGTTAGCGGACTTACTTGGGAAGAGTTTATTGAAACTAAGATAATGAAACCCGTTGGTATGAACAACAGTAAAGCATCTTACAATAGAGTTACTAACAGAACAAATATTATTGATGCACACACAAGAACAGAAGAAAAAGTAATTCAAATTCCGCATGATTGGAGCGATACTGCAAACCCAGCTGGTGGAATTATGAGTAACGTAAACGACATGTTAACTTGGGCAAATTTTTTAATGAATGATGCAGTTACCAAAAACGGAGAGCGCTTGCTAAGTGAAACTCAATTTCATGAACTTTGGCAATTACAAACTCCTTTAAAAGTTGCTAAAGATGATTCTTATAATTCTAACTTTAGAGGCTACGGTTTGGGTTGGTTTGTAACCGATGTTAAAGGCGGACACAAACAAGTGTATCATACTGGTGGTTTATTGGGTACCGTTACTCAGTTTACTATGATACCAGATTTAGATTTGGCAATTATCGTATTAACAAACCAAATGAACGGAAGTGCTTTTAACACCATTACAAATACGGTAAAAGACACTTATTTAGGTTATGAAAACAGAAACTGGATCGAAAAACTAGGAACTAATAATACCAAGTATTTAAAATACAACGACAGTATAAAAGCAAGTGTTTATAATAAAGTTGCAGTAGCGAAAGCAGATAAAAGCTTGCCAAGACCTTCACAAATTGTAGGTACTTATAATGATGCTTGGTTTGGTAATATGACCATTTCTAATGATGGAAATTCTTACAGTATAAAATGTGAACGCTCTGCTACTTTATTTGGAGAATTATTGCCATACAACCAAACAACCTACGTTGCAAAATGGAACAATAGAAGTTATGATGCAGATGTTTTTGTACAATTTTCTTTTGATGAAAAAGGAAATACCACAGGAGCAACCATGAAATTTATTGCACCAATTACAGATTTCAGTTTCGACTTTAATCATTTAAACTTTAAAAAAGTAAACTAAATTGAACAAAACAAGAGATATTTGGATTGCAGGTTTTGCATTATTTTCACTCTTTTTTGGGGCTGGAAATTTAATTTTACCACCAACTTTAGGTGTTAAATCTGGATCAGATTGGTGGATTGTTGTTTTAGGTTTTATCTTAACAGCCATCATTATTCCTATTTTTGCCATTTTTGCGCACGCAAGGCTACAAGGAACTTTGTACGATTTTGGCAAGAAAGTATCACCTGTTTTTAGTACTATTTTTTGTTTTTTAATTTACATTATAGCGGCGGCAATTCCATCACCAAGAACTGCTGCGGTTACTCATGAAATGGCAATTCAACCTTTTTTTGATTCACCTCCTATTTTAACAAGTATTGTTTACTTTGTTTTAGTGTTTATTTTTGCGGTAAATCGCTCTAAAATAATTAGTTTAATTGGTAAATTCTTAACGCCAATTATTGTAATAATTTTATTGGTCATTATTTCGATTGCCTTTTTTACTTCTCCAGGAACCGTAAATCCATCATCCTTTAAAAACCCTTTTGTAGACGGAATTTTAGAAGGATATCAAACTTTTGATGCCATTGCAGGTGTTGTGGTTGGAGCCGTAATTATTATTTCTTTAGATTACAGCAATCACACAACTTTTTTAGAGAAAAGAACATTAATTAGAAAAGCGGGGTATATATCTGGGATTGGTTTGTTATTAATTTACGGAGGTTTAATTTTAAGCGGATCTTTATTCAGTGCTACGTTTACAGAAGATGCTACCAGAATTGAAATTTTATCTGGTTTAAGTACTAAAACCTTAGGTAATTTAGGTACTACTTTTTTAAGTGTATTGGTTGCTTTAGCTTGTTTTACAACAGCAGTTGGTATTGTTACAGGAACTGCAGATTATATAAAAGGAATTTGCAACAATTCTAAAACGGCATATGTTATTACGGCTGCAATTGCTTCCATTGTTGGAATTATTGTTGGAAGCTACAATGTTGGTTTTATTATTGATGTTGCCGTGCCTGCGTTAATGTTTGTCTACCCAATAACCATTATGCTGATTTTACTAAATGTGGTACCAGAAAAATATGCTTCTAAATTGGTTTTTAGAGGTGTTGTAATTGTAACTTTTATCTTTAGTATTCCGGATTTCTTAGGTTTTATCATTCCTAGAGAAAACTTAACCGGCATTAAAAGTTTTATTCCGCTTGCAGAACACAGTTTGGGTTGGGTGTTGCCTGCTTTGGTAGTTTTTGTTTTGTTGAATTTAATTACAAATAAAACAAATGAATAAATTAATACTTGTTGGAAACGGCTTTGATTTATTAGAAGACTAGTTAGATTGTTTATTTTTAGTAAACTATGATTTGTTTTAATCTTATTTAAGAAAAATAAATTTTAAATGGTTTCTATTTTTACCATCAAAAATTATAAACCCTAAATTAGTAATAAAATGACTAAAAAGCATAGAAATTGCGGCTCCCATTATTCTGTAAGAAGGAATTAAAAGAAGGCCTAAAGTTAAATTTATAAAACAGCCTACAATAAATCGGTATACATTTTTTTTAAGTTGATTACTATTGATGAGGTGTTTTTCAAAAACCATTCCTAGAAAAATGAATATTGGCGACCAGCTAAATATCTTTAGAGGAGTAGCGATAGAAATATAGCTTTCATTAAAAAAAGTGCTTAAAATAGAGGTTCCAAAAAATGTATAAAATAATCCTATTAAAACTCCTAATAATAGCATGTATTTATACAAAGCACTTATTTTTTTCTGATATATTTTGATATCCGTTTTATAAGATTCTGCCAAAGAAGGATATAATGCATTAATCATTGAAAAACCAATACTCCAGGTAAGAGCAATGACTAGAAAATCAATGGTAGCAAAAAGACCTATTGCAGCATCACCAAAATAGTATTTTAAAATAAAATCATCAATAGAAATATAGAGAGATACTAATAAATTTGAAAGTATTAAAGGATAAGAGTTTTTTAATAAATATTTTGCCATCAATATAGAAAAATATTTATTTTTAAGTTTGATGGAGGTTTTAGTAATAAAAATAAAGCCGTAAATAATTCCTTGCAATAAGAAATCAATAATTAAAAGTGATGCAAAATATTGAATTCCAAGTTGATGTTCAACTCCATAATATTGTAATAAAACAATACAAAATAAGCTTGAAATTTTACTTATAAAAATATAATTCGTTTTTTTAATAGCATAAAAATAATATTCAAAAACATCTGTAATCCTTATAAAATAGCTAAAACCAATTAAAAAGTAGAGCCAAAATAGTTCGTTACTATTATAAAAGTAATTGTAAATTAAAAGTCCAAGGAAAAATAAAATCCAGCTAAAAAGGCGCAAGTAGAATGCAGTTACTAAAATTTCTTTTGTTTTTTTCGGATTAAAAATGATCTCTCGAATACAAATTGCAGATAATCCTAAAAATAATACAGGTGCAAAAAAAGCAATAAATGTTTCAGCAAACTTAAGTTTGCCAATATTTAAAACACCAAGTGAATTAAAAATTTTAGGAATAATAAAGATACCAACAAGTAACTGAATCAATTTTTCGGCAATAAACCACTTTGTATTAAGAAAATCTTGTTTACTAAAAA encodes the following:
- a CDS encoding serine hydrolase, producing the protein MFLKKAILLSLFLISLTLNAQINEKQLDNLIEETLKTFDVPGISVGILKDGKIVYAKGHGVRSLTNKKDMNENTLVGIASNSKGFTCFALAMMVDAGKLNWDDKVRKHIPEFEMYDAWISQNITVRDLVTHRSGLDLGSGDLMFFPENNNFTTEDIIKNVKYLKPSSKFRTDFKYNNNMFIVAGEVLKRVSGLTWEEFIETKIMKPVGMNNSKASYNRVTNRTNIIDAHTRTEEKVIQIPHDWSDTANPAGGIMSNVNDMLTWANFLMNDAVTKNGERLLSETQFHELWQLQTPLKVAKDDSYNSNFRGYGLGWFVTDVKGGHKQVYHTGGLLGTVTQFTMIPDLDLAIIVLTNQMNGSAFNTITNTVKDTYLGYENRNWIEKLGTNNTKYLKYNDSIKASVYNKVAVAKADKSLPRPSQIVGTYNDAWFGNMTISNDGNSYSIKCERSATLFGELLPYNQTTYVAKWNNRSYDADVFVQFSFDEKGNTTGATMKFIAPITDFSFDFNHLNFKKVN
- the brnQ gene encoding branched-chain amino acid transport system II carrier protein; amino-acid sequence: MNKTRDIWIAGFALFSLFFGAGNLILPPTLGVKSGSDWWIVVLGFILTAIIIPIFAIFAHARLQGTLYDFGKKVSPVFSTIFCFLIYIIAAAIPSPRTAAVTHEMAIQPFFDSPPILTSIVYFVLVFIFAVNRSKIISLIGKFLTPIIVIILLVIISIAFFTSPGTVNPSSFKNPFVDGILEGYQTFDAIAGVVVGAVIIISLDYSNHTTFLEKRTLIRKAGYISGIGLLLIYGGLILSGSLFSATFTEDATRIEILSGLSTKTLGNLGTTFLSVLVALACFTTAVGIVTGTADYIKGICNNSKTAYVITAAIASIVGIIVGSYNVGFIIDVAVPALMFVYPITIMLILLNVVPEKYASKLVFRGVVIVTFIFSIPDFLGFIIPRENLTGIKSFIPLAEHSLGWVLPALVVFVLLNLITNKTNE
- a CDS encoding polysaccharide biosynthesis C-terminal domain-containing protein; the encoded protein is MIQLLVGIFIIPKIFNSLGVLNIGKLKFAETFIAFFAPVLFLGLSAICIREIIFNPKKTKEILVTAFYLRLFSWILFFLGLLIYNYFYNSNELFWLYFLIGFSYFIRITDVFEYYFYAIKKTNYIFISKISSLFCIVLLQYYGVEHQLGIQYFASLLIIDFLLQGIIYGFIFITKTSIKLKNKYFSILMAKYLLKNSYPLILSNLLVSLYISIDDFILKYYFGDAAIGLFATIDFLVIALTWSIGFSMINALYPSLAESYKTDIKIYQKKISALYKYMLLLGVLIGLFYTFFGTSILSTFFNESYISIATPLKIFSWSPIFIFLGMVFEKHLINSNQLKKNVYRFIVGCFINLTLGLLLIPSYRIMGAAISMLFSHFITNLGFIIFDGKNRNHLKFIFLK